In Agromyces sp. G08B096, a genomic segment contains:
- a CDS encoding DUF2142 domain-containing protein, translating to MIDRTAMPAARLAPWSVFGAVFALFSLLMGIWALASPLMAVPDEPAHAIRAAAVVRGQFIAGASPDQPWQAEVTVPRFVAHTGSLTCFAFDPTKSAACQTPLDGDQDELVPAPTSANVNSPAYYAIVGLPTLVLSGDVAIYAMRLVNAVLVAALMGFTAMALSMARWARWSLLAFAVSATPMLLFLGGSINPNAAEIASAMAVFAALVAVLTAPMSDRRLWALTAVTIGSVWMLVNTRSIALLWLVVVVSAALVLGRPGVVRRVLRRPAAWVALAASFAVSLAAFAWYTKPQIDAPAGSAPDYPLMGAPFFTGFQLMLEQTFDLFSGWVGIFGWLDTAAPGWAQGVWAILLTTPVLGAIAFGSGRARIATILLVAAAFLIPPIAQGVLITDYGLIWQARYAMAVYCCMVICAGIALDGIRQDAPLPSRGRIGTVALVLAAFGQLVTFVWVLRRYVVGTGGWADMLLRPEWQPPLGWLTLTVAFAAVLAAGVVFASRALHPRLVAANGVEAVDAIQPVVPAGTTPRTKSAG from the coding sequence ATGATCGACCGAACGGCCATGCCCGCCGCCCGTCTTGCTCCGTGGAGCGTGTTCGGCGCGGTGTTCGCCCTGTTCTCACTGCTGATGGGGATCTGGGCGCTCGCGTCGCCACTCATGGCTGTTCCGGACGAACCCGCCCATGCGATCCGCGCAGCGGCAGTCGTACGCGGACAGTTCATCGCCGGTGCATCCCCTGACCAGCCGTGGCAAGCTGAGGTGACAGTTCCCCGCTTCGTGGCGCACACGGGCTCACTGACCTGCTTCGCGTTCGACCCGACGAAGTCGGCCGCATGCCAGACGCCTCTCGACGGCGACCAAGACGAGTTGGTGCCGGCGCCGACTTCCGCGAACGTCAACAGTCCCGCGTACTACGCGATCGTCGGCCTGCCAACGCTCGTCTTGAGCGGCGACGTCGCCATCTACGCCATGCGCCTGGTCAACGCCGTGCTGGTGGCCGCGCTCATGGGATTCACCGCGATGGCCCTCAGTATGGCCCGATGGGCACGGTGGTCGCTCCTCGCGTTCGCCGTCTCGGCCACCCCCATGCTCCTGTTCCTCGGCGGTTCCATCAATCCGAACGCCGCCGAGATCGCATCGGCGATGGCGGTGTTCGCCGCACTCGTCGCGGTGCTGACTGCGCCCATGTCCGATCGGCGGCTTTGGGCCCTCACCGCCGTCACCATCGGCAGTGTGTGGATGCTGGTGAACACGCGGAGCATCGCCCTCCTGTGGTTGGTGGTCGTCGTCAGCGCCGCGCTCGTGCTCGGCCGACCCGGCGTCGTCCGCCGGGTGCTTCGGCGGCCGGCCGCGTGGGTCGCTCTCGCCGCCTCATTCGCTGTCTCGCTCGCCGCCTTCGCCTGGTACACCAAGCCGCAGATCGATGCGCCTGCCGGCTCGGCGCCCGACTACCCGTTGATGGGCGCACCGTTCTTCACGGGATTTCAACTCATGCTCGAGCAGACCTTCGATCTCTTCTCTGGTTGGGTCGGCATCTTCGGATGGCTGGACACTGCGGCTCCGGGATGGGCGCAGGGGGTATGGGCGATCCTTCTCACGACGCCGGTCCTCGGGGCGATCGCATTCGGCAGCGGGCGCGCTCGCATCGCAACGATCCTCTTGGTGGCGGCTGCGTTCCTCATCCCCCCGATCGCCCAGGGCGTGTTGATCACCGACTACGGTCTCATCTGGCAGGCACGCTATGCGATGGCCGTCTACTGCTGCATGGTGATCTGCGCCGGCATCGCGTTGGACGGTATCAGGCAGGACGCGCCACTCCCGTCGCGTGGCCGCATCGGAACCGTTGCACTGGTGTTGGCTGCGTTCGGCCAACTCGTGACCTTCGTCTGGGTCCTCCGGCGGTACGTTGTGGGCACAGGCGGCTGGGCGGACATGCTGCTGCGCCCGGAGTGGCAGCCTCCCCTGGGCTGGCTCACGCTCACAGTGGCCTTCGCCGCCGTCCTCGCCGCAGGCGTGGTGTTTGCCTCCCGGGCCCTGCACCCGCGACTGGTCGCAGCCAACGGGGTGGAGGCGGTCGACGCGATCCAGCCCGTCGTGCCCGCGGGCACGACGCCCAGAACGAAGTCAGCGGGTTAG
- a CDS encoding glycosyltransferase family 1 protein, with translation MRPLHGSDARVPVDVGVSLMTMVAGGMGGSETYARALVAGLARRDDVALRAATPENVAVEGAVSVRGIVARPSTIGRLRAIASSVLLGRRVRAALADAAVIHYPFTVAAPRARRNQATVITVHDVQHKELPRLFSPLERLFRVFAYDRPARRADLVITISEFAKAGIVRHLGVDTARVQVVPLGVDTSSYQPNLGERAAFVLYPARGWPHKNHVRLVEAIELLRRDRPGLRLVLTGGDLERLGDFPDWVDVRGLVSGEELRRLYQDASVLAFPSLYEGFGLPPLEAMASGCPVAASNAGSIPEVCGTAAVYFDPHDPVDIARGIGDAIDQTKELQRAGLAHVASLTWDRCVDGHVEAYRKVVSGRALGS, from the coding sequence GTGCGCCCGCTGCATGGCAGCGACGCGCGCGTGCCGGTCGATGTCGGCGTGTCTCTGATGACGATGGTCGCCGGCGGCATGGGAGGCAGCGAAACGTATGCCCGAGCGCTCGTGGCCGGTCTCGCCCGTCGAGATGACGTGGCCCTTCGGGCTGCGACACCGGAGAACGTGGCTGTCGAAGGTGCCGTGTCGGTCCGAGGCATCGTCGCCCGTCCGTCGACGATCGGACGTCTGCGCGCGATCGCGTCCTCCGTCCTCCTCGGACGCCGCGTGCGCGCCGCCTTGGCCGATGCTGCAGTCATTCACTACCCGTTCACCGTCGCAGCACCCCGCGCGCGTCGAAACCAGGCGACAGTGATCACGGTGCACGATGTCCAGCACAAGGAACTGCCCCGGCTGTTCAGCCCGCTCGAGCGGCTGTTCCGAGTATTCGCATACGATCGACCGGCACGACGGGCCGACCTCGTCATCACGATCAGCGAGTTCGCGAAGGCGGGCATCGTCCGGCACCTGGGTGTCGACACGGCGCGTGTCCAGGTCGTGCCGCTCGGGGTCGACACGTCGTCGTACCAGCCGAACCTCGGCGAGCGGGCGGCCTTCGTCCTTTACCCGGCACGGGGCTGGCCGCACAAGAACCACGTTCGTCTCGTGGAAGCCATCGAACTCCTGCGGCGCGATCGTCCCGGCCTCCGCCTCGTGCTCACCGGAGGCGATCTCGAGCGGCTTGGGGACTTCCCGGACTGGGTGGACGTTCGCGGGCTGGTTTCAGGGGAGGAGCTTCGAAGGCTGTACCAGGATGCGTCGGTGCTCGCGTTCCCCAGCCTTTACGAGGGTTTCGGTCTCCCGCCGCTCGAGGCGATGGCGTCCGGCTGCCCGGTGGCGGCGTCGAACGCCGGCTCGATTCCGGAGGTCTGCGGCACCGCTGCGGTCTATTTCGATCCGCATGACCCGGTCGATATCGCGCGCGGAATCGGCGACGCGATCGACCAGACCAAGGAGCTCCAGCGCGCCGGGCTCGCGCATGTCGCGTCGTTGACGTGGGATCGCTGCGTCGATGGCCATGTCGAGGCATACCGGAAGGTCGTGTCGGGCCGCGCCCTTGGGAGCTAA
- a CDS encoding acyltransferase, whose amino-acid sequence MTSTETQGLVPARIAGTRPGSIGEALAGHRNSLGVIRLVLATAVIFDHAFPLGGFGPNPSLGWSRGQESIGGFAVAGFFAISGYLIAKSGMNADVVQFLWRRVLRIFPAFWIVLLVGSLIVGPIAWLVMGRDLADYLTLGPGGPVAYFTGNADLTMRQWGIHDIFVDTPYGQAVHGSVFNGSLWTLAYEFGCYLIIAVLVMFGILKRARLLVLGITAFYFVMELASKIVPGAAGTVVPQLADGYTLKLGLIFMIGATIAVYSKEIVFHDGLALLSAAAVIVSLRTSGWTLIGYPAFAYLLLWMAARLPKWSQRIGAKNDYSYGIYVYGFLVQQATAALGWYRWGYLPWVLSTVVIAGGCAWLSWHGVEKWALALKDWGPGRGVRYWYERSRSLARRSRAGRTSSPQQTTAEPESEVG is encoded by the coding sequence ATGACGTCAACCGAGACGCAGGGACTGGTTCCTGCGCGCATCGCGGGCACGCGCCCCGGATCGATCGGTGAGGCGCTCGCCGGGCACCGGAACTCGCTCGGAGTGATCCGTCTGGTACTCGCCACCGCGGTCATCTTCGATCACGCGTTCCCGCTGGGTGGATTCGGACCGAACCCGAGCCTCGGCTGGTCGCGCGGACAGGAGTCGATCGGTGGATTCGCCGTCGCAGGGTTCTTCGCGATCTCCGGTTATCTGATCGCGAAATCGGGCATGAACGCGGACGTCGTGCAGTTCCTCTGGCGCCGCGTGCTGCGGATCTTCCCAGCGTTCTGGATCGTGCTCCTCGTCGGCTCCTTGATCGTCGGCCCGATCGCCTGGCTGGTGATGGGGCGGGACCTCGCCGACTATCTCACCCTGGGGCCGGGCGGGCCGGTGGCGTATTTCACCGGCAACGCCGACCTGACGATGCGACAGTGGGGCATCCACGACATCTTCGTCGACACACCGTACGGTCAGGCCGTGCACGGTAGCGTCTTCAATGGGTCGCTGTGGACGCTGGCCTACGAGTTCGGCTGCTACCTCATCATCGCCGTGCTGGTGATGTTCGGGATCCTCAAGCGGGCACGACTCCTGGTCCTCGGCATCACCGCCTTCTACTTCGTCATGGAACTCGCTTCGAAGATCGTGCCTGGCGCTGCGGGCACCGTCGTGCCTCAGCTGGCGGATGGGTACACGCTGAAGCTCGGCCTGATCTTCATGATCGGTGCAACGATCGCCGTCTATTCGAAGGAGATCGTCTTCCACGACGGCCTGGCCCTGCTCTCCGCGGCCGCCGTGATCGTCTCGTTGAGAACGTCGGGCTGGACCCTCATCGGATACCCCGCCTTCGCGTATCTCCTGCTCTGGATGGCGGCCCGGCTTCCGAAGTGGTCCCAGCGGATCGGCGCGAAGAACGACTATTCCTATGGCATCTACGTGTACGGGTTCCTCGTCCAGCAGGCCACCGCGGCCCTCGGTTGGTACCGCTGGGGCTACCTGCCGTGGGTGCTTTCGACCGTCGTGATCGCCGGCGGATGCGCCTGGCTCAGTTGGCACGGGGTTGAGAAGTGGGCGCTCGCGCTGAAGGATTGGGGCCCCGGGCGAGGAGTGCGCTACTGGTATGAGCGCTCCCGATCCCTCGCCCGCAGGTCCCGCGCTGGCCGCACCTCCTCGCCACAGCAGACGACAGCCGAGCCGGAATCTGAGGTCGGGTAG
- a CDS encoding glycosyltransferase family 2 protein, with amino-acid sequence MRLDIFMPFYGRFDHLREAVLSVTAQDDPEWRLVVVDDVYPDTAPGEWVRSLGDPRIEYIRNEVNLRPSRNYRKCVSLAESEFATIMGCDDVMLPGYVRRVKQLIAEFPDASIIQPGVTVIDEHSRPVRPLADRVKRLYRFSGHGARAYRGQQLATSLLRGNWTYFPSLCWRVSELRRHEFRLDLDVVQDLAMLMDITLAGGTLVLDDVECFAYRRHSTSVSAVTGPDGSKFLQELTLFREMADRCASAGWTRAALAARWHFSSRLNALTELPSALRTRNEAGRRNLTRHVFGR; translated from the coding sequence ATGCGCCTCGACATCTTCATGCCGTTCTACGGGCGGTTCGACCATCTCCGGGAGGCCGTGCTCAGCGTGACCGCGCAGGACGACCCGGAGTGGCGCCTCGTCGTCGTCGACGATGTCTACCCTGACACGGCACCGGGCGAATGGGTCCGATCTCTGGGTGACCCCCGCATCGAGTACATCCGGAACGAGGTCAACCTCCGTCCGAGCCGGAACTACCGCAAGTGCGTGTCGCTCGCGGAGAGCGAGTTCGCGACCATCATGGGCTGCGACGATGTGATGCTTCCTGGATATGTGCGCAGGGTGAAGCAGCTCATCGCCGAGTTCCCGGACGCCTCGATCATCCAGCCCGGAGTGACCGTGATCGACGAGCACAGCCGGCCGGTGAGGCCGCTCGCAGACCGGGTGAAGCGGCTCTACCGGTTCTCGGGGCATGGCGCGCGCGCGTACAGAGGCCAGCAGCTCGCGACGAGCCTGCTCCGCGGAAACTGGACCTACTTCCCCTCGCTGTGCTGGCGCGTCTCTGAACTGCGGCGCCACGAGTTCCGGCTCGATCTCGACGTGGTGCAGGATCTGGCGATGCTGATGGACATCACCCTCGCCGGCGGGACGCTCGTACTCGACGACGTCGAGTGCTTCGCCTACCGTCGTCACTCCACGAGTGTGTCGGCCGTCACCGGCCCGGACGGCTCCAAGTTCCTGCAGGAGCTGACGCTGTTCCGGGAAATGGCCGATCGGTGCGCTTCGGCCGGCTGGACGCGGGCAGCCCTTGCCGCTCGGTGGCACTTCTCGTCCCGGTTGAACGCGCTCACCGAGCTTCCGTCGGCGCTGAGGACCCGAAACGAGGCGGGTCGCCGGAACCTCACGAGGCACGTCTTCGGCCGCTGA
- a CDS encoding glycosyltransferase family 2 protein yields the protein MTSRLEHTLIVLPALNEQEAIAGVIAEVHAAIPEASVVVVDDGSSDRTAEVAASAGATVLALPFNLGVGGAMRLGFKYALEHGFSYVVQVDSDGQHDPAAVPELLEALDSADVVLGARFAGEGAYEARGPRRWAMRVLALSLSRLAGTKLTDTTSGFRATGPRALELFARTYPAEYLGDTVESLVIALRAGCTVRQVAVSMRTRAGGVPSHNPLKAAIYLGRAGMALLVALLRPRETLRQELATA from the coding sequence ATGACCTCCCGCCTCGAGCACACGCTGATCGTGCTGCCCGCGCTGAATGAGCAGGAGGCGATCGCCGGTGTCATCGCCGAGGTCCACGCGGCCATCCCCGAGGCGAGCGTCGTGGTCGTCGACGACGGTTCGAGCGACCGCACTGCGGAGGTCGCGGCCTCGGCTGGAGCGACCGTGCTCGCGCTCCCCTTCAACCTCGGCGTCGGGGGCGCGATGCGTCTCGGCTTCAAGTACGCGCTGGAGCACGGCTTCTCCTACGTCGTCCAGGTCGATTCGGACGGCCAGCACGATCCCGCCGCGGTCCCCGAGCTACTCGAGGCGCTCGACTCCGCCGATGTCGTCCTCGGCGCCCGCTTCGCCGGCGAGGGCGCGTACGAGGCACGCGGACCTCGACGGTGGGCCATGCGAGTCCTCGCCCTCAGCCTGAGCCGGCTGGCCGGAACGAAGCTCACGGATACCACCTCCGGTTTCCGCGCGACCGGACCTCGCGCTCTCGAACTCTTCGCACGCACCTACCCTGCCGAGTATCTCGGCGACACCGTCGAGTCATTGGTCATCGCACTCCGAGCTGGCTGCACCGTTCGTCAGGTGGCGGTCTCGATGCGCACCCGGGCCGGCGGAGTCCCCTCGCACAATCCACTCAAAGCGGCGATCTATCTAGGTCGAGCGGGGATGGCCTTGCTCGTTGCCTTGTTGCGCCCGCGGGAGACTCTGCGACAGGAACTGGCAACCGCATGA
- a CDS encoding NAD-dependent epimerase/dehydratase family protein, with translation MTGGAGFIGTSVSRLIAERAERWVVVDNLHPQVHPEPVRPASLAGSAELVVADVARAATWDELLAHVRPDTVIHLAAETGTGQSLHQATRHAEVNVVGTTAMLDGFSRVGHVPAHFVFSGSRAVYGEGEWQRADGSTFRPGQRSHAQLVSGQWDFPGAVSLPSAAARTWPSPTSIYGATKLAQEQILAAWSGAHGSKLSVLRFQNVYGAGQSLSNPYTGIVSLFSQLARRGESIPVYEDGLITRDFVYIHDVAAAVAAVTVNPPEAPASCFDIGSGVATTILELARKLAEYHGAPAPHITGAFRDGDVRHASCDIDDSLAALDWRPEWSLDRGIADLQEWIEQTL, from the coding sequence GTGACGGGCGGCGCCGGGTTCATCGGCACGTCAGTGTCGAGACTGATCGCTGAGCGAGCCGAGCGCTGGGTCGTCGTCGACAATCTCCACCCGCAGGTTCACCCGGAGCCCGTCCGGCCGGCGTCGCTCGCGGGGTCCGCTGAGCTCGTCGTGGCCGACGTCGCACGAGCAGCTACCTGGGACGAGCTACTCGCCCATGTCCGTCCCGACACGGTCATCCATCTCGCGGCTGAGACCGGCACGGGCCAGTCGCTGCATCAGGCCACCCGGCACGCTGAGGTGAACGTCGTCGGAACCACCGCCATGCTCGACGGGTTCAGCCGCGTCGGCCATGTACCCGCGCACTTCGTGTTCAGCGGGTCGCGGGCAGTCTACGGCGAGGGTGAGTGGCAGCGCGCTGACGGCTCCACCTTCCGCCCCGGTCAGCGTTCGCACGCTCAACTGGTATCCGGCCAGTGGGACTTCCCGGGGGCTGTGTCGCTTCCGAGTGCGGCTGCGCGGACCTGGCCGTCGCCGACCAGCATCTACGGGGCCACCAAGCTCGCCCAGGAGCAGATCCTAGCCGCCTGGAGTGGCGCGCACGGGTCCAAGCTCAGCGTTCTGCGATTCCAGAACGTCTATGGGGCGGGGCAGTCCTTGTCGAACCCGTATACGGGGATCGTCTCCCTGTTCTCGCAGCTCGCGCGCCGCGGCGAATCGATCCCCGTGTACGAAGACGGGCTGATCACTCGGGATTTCGTCTACATCCACGACGTCGCGGCGGCGGTGGCAGCCGTCACCGTCAATCCGCCGGAGGCGCCCGCGAGCTGTTTCGACATCGGCTCCGGGGTCGCCACGACCATTCTCGAGCTCGCGAGGAAGCTCGCCGAGTACCACGGCGCGCCCGCGCCGCACATCACTGGGGCGTTCCGCGACGGCGACGTCCGCCACGCATCATGCGACATCGACGACTCCCTCGCGGCGCTCGATTGGCGACCTGAGTGGTCGCTCGATCGCGGCATCGCCGATCTCCAGGAGTGGATCGAGCAGACGCTGTGA
- a CDS encoding class I SAM-dependent methyltransferase, protein MSERDEADPYLVWKGWGTDFAKLKPGDVQYYDSELRDVINLRGDLRVLEVGFGNGAFLAYCASRSWTVTGTELLADLVAIAREAGFDAHHAADLGALPDAAFDLIVAFDVFEHIPPSESVGFLRSLATKLAPGGRIVLRFPNVDTWIGNPLQHGDVTHVNDIGVLKMEYYAREAALELARVRGVRRRGFSTSIIHGLHKYTAGVAIKIYAGVAKALFFPDLRVVLSTSSVVCVLRRRSPV, encoded by the coding sequence ATGAGCGAGCGCGACGAGGCGGATCCCTATCTCGTCTGGAAGGGTTGGGGCACCGACTTCGCCAAGCTCAAGCCCGGCGACGTGCAGTACTACGACAGCGAATTGCGCGATGTGATCAACCTGCGCGGCGACCTGCGCGTCCTCGAGGTCGGCTTCGGGAACGGCGCATTCCTCGCGTACTGCGCATCGCGGTCCTGGACCGTCACCGGGACCGAGCTCCTCGCGGATCTCGTCGCGATCGCGCGGGAAGCGGGCTTCGACGCCCACCATGCCGCGGACCTCGGAGCGCTGCCCGACGCCGCGTTCGACCTCATCGTCGCGTTCGACGTCTTCGAGCACATCCCACCCTCTGAGAGCGTCGGATTCCTGCGTTCGCTCGCGACGAAGCTGGCTCCTGGAGGGCGCATCGTGCTGCGTTTCCCGAACGTGGACACGTGGATCGGAAATCCGCTGCAGCACGGAGATGTCACCCACGTGAACGACATCGGCGTGCTGAAGATGGAGTACTACGCGCGTGAGGCGGCGCTGGAGCTCGCGCGTGTCCGGGGAGTTCGGCGTCGAGGCTTCTCGACATCCATCATCCACGGACTGCACAAGTACACGGCAGGCGTCGCCATCAAGATCTATGCAGGGGTTGCGAAGGCGCTCTTCTTCCCCGACCTGCGCGTAGTGCTGTCCACATCGAGCGTCGTCTGCGTCCTCCGGCGCCGTTCTCCCGTCTGA
- a CDS encoding glycosyltransferase family 2 protein: protein MGDVRDRALRVSVVVATHNGTRFLESQLRSILRQQRPIDEVVLSDDASTDGTIELARATIESYRDPTHQLDLVVLTNPIALGVTRNFERGMRAATGDLIALSDQDDIWRPDRVERAVQVFRERPDVLLVASDAELIGADDAPLGRRLLETLGVDERTLARLGADSAARELLRRNLVTGATMVVRRQLVERATPFPVSWVHDEWLAIVAAASGRMVVLPDALIGYRQHDANQIGVSRASLRDRMSRLRTPRTPRNARLLARAGALAARAPEIASGDEAFIAAAIDKLGHEQVRSTLPAPRLRRVLPVLREQRTGRYSAYGNGPQDVLRDLVQPR from the coding sequence GTGGGCGACGTACGCGACCGCGCGCTGCGCGTCTCCGTCGTCGTGGCCACGCACAACGGCACCCGCTTCCTGGAGTCCCAACTCCGGAGCATCCTGCGGCAGCAGCGGCCGATCGATGAAGTCGTCCTCTCGGACGATGCCTCGACGGACGGCACCATCGAACTCGCGCGAGCGACGATCGAGTCGTACCGGGACCCTACGCACCAGCTCGACCTCGTGGTGCTCACGAATCCGATCGCACTCGGCGTCACCCGCAACTTCGAGCGGGGGATGCGCGCTGCAACGGGGGACCTCATTGCATTGAGCGACCAGGACGACATCTGGAGGCCGGACCGCGTCGAGCGCGCGGTTCAGGTGTTCCGAGAACGGCCCGACGTTCTTCTCGTGGCCTCGGACGCCGAACTCATCGGCGCGGATGACGCCCCGCTCGGCAGGCGGCTCCTCGAGACGCTCGGCGTCGACGAGCGCACGCTGGCCCGTCTAGGTGCGGACTCCGCGGCCCGGGAGCTCCTGCGCCGAAACCTCGTGACCGGGGCGACGATGGTCGTCCGACGGCAGCTGGTCGAGCGGGCGACGCCGTTTCCAGTCTCGTGGGTTCACGACGAGTGGTTGGCCATCGTCGCCGCGGCGTCCGGGCGTATGGTCGTCCTCCCCGACGCGTTGATCGGGTATCGGCAGCACGACGCCAACCAGATCGGCGTCTCGCGCGCGAGCCTCCGCGACCGGATGTCGAGGCTGCGAACCCCGCGGACACCACGCAATGCCCGCCTGCTCGCTCGTGCTGGCGCGCTCGCTGCGCGCGCCCCCGAGATTGCTTCAGGTGACGAGGCCTTCATCGCAGCGGCGATCGACAAACTCGGCCATGAGCAGGTCCGCAGCACGCTGCCGGCGCCACGGCTTCGGCGAGTGCTGCCCGTGCTCCGGGAACAGCGGACGGGCCGTTACAGCGCTTACGGCAACGGCCCGCAGGATGTCTTGCGCGATCTGGTTCAGCCGCGTTGA
- a CDS encoding glycosyltransferase, with protein MSNGTHEHPRILICTPDSIGEQMAGPAIRALEMAKVLSAGCEVRLVSTQQADLTRAGITIAYADDDALRRHADWADAIVFQGHVLASHPWLSDARYVLVADIYDPMHLEVLEQTRYLSQDDREHVSAITTEVLNTQIERADFLICASEKQRDFWLGQLAALGRINPRTYDADTSLRSLLAVAPFGIGDEPPVQSRHGIKGTVPGIGADDTVVLWGGGIYNWFDPITLIHAIDRLAPRHPDLRLFFLGVSHPNPNVPEMEVSMRTRELAAELGLADRVVFFNEGWVPYAERADFLLDADLGVSTHFDHLETAFSFRTRILDYLWAGLPIVATDGDTFASIIREHQLGRVVPPEDVDALADALERSLYGDGEAERLRANVRTYADRMRWSTVLAPVAAFCRNPRRAADRGVESVRRREQRSLEIRVEALERSTSWRITRPLRWAAGKVARRAMRRAQ; from the coding sequence GTGAGCAATGGCACGCATGAGCATCCGCGGATCCTGATCTGCACTCCGGATTCGATCGGTGAGCAAATGGCCGGGCCGGCCATTCGAGCGCTGGAAATGGCGAAGGTACTGTCCGCCGGCTGTGAGGTGCGCTTGGTGTCCACCCAGCAGGCCGATCTCACGCGCGCAGGGATCACGATCGCGTACGCCGACGACGACGCCTTGCGCCGCCACGCCGACTGGGCGGATGCGATCGTGTTCCAGGGGCACGTGTTGGCGAGCCATCCCTGGCTCTCCGACGCGCGATACGTACTAGTCGCCGACATCTACGACCCCATGCATCTCGAGGTGCTGGAACAGACCCGATACCTCTCACAGGACGACCGCGAGCACGTCTCAGCGATCACGACGGAGGTGCTGAACACGCAGATCGAACGCGCCGATTTCCTGATCTGCGCGTCTGAGAAGCAACGCGACTTCTGGCTCGGACAGCTCGCGGCGCTCGGACGGATCAATCCTCGGACCTACGATGCGGACACCAGCCTGCGGTCGTTGCTCGCCGTTGCGCCGTTCGGTATCGGCGACGAACCGCCCGTCCAAAGCCGGCACGGCATCAAGGGCACGGTTCCGGGCATCGGCGCCGACGACACGGTCGTCTTGTGGGGCGGCGGGATCTACAACTGGTTCGACCCCATCACGCTCATCCACGCAATCGATCGCCTGGCCCCGAGGCATCCTGATCTTCGTCTGTTCTTCCTCGGCGTCAGCCACCCCAACCCGAATGTGCCCGAGATGGAGGTCTCGATGCGCACGCGGGAGCTCGCGGCCGAGCTCGGCCTCGCCGACCGCGTGGTGTTCTTCAACGAAGGCTGGGTGCCCTACGCCGAACGCGCCGATTTCCTGCTCGATGCAGACCTCGGAGTCAGTACTCATTTCGACCATCTGGAGACGGCGTTCAGCTTCCGCACCCGGATCCTGGACTACCTCTGGGCGGGGCTGCCCATCGTCGCCACGGACGGCGACACGTTCGCCTCCATCATTCGCGAGCACCAACTCGGGCGAGTGGTGCCACCGGAGGACGTCGATGCGCTCGCCGACGCACTCGAGCGTTCGCTGTACGGCGACGGCGAGGCGGAACGGCTTCGCGCCAATGTGCGCACGTACGCGGACCGGATGCGGTGGTCGACGGTCCTCGCCCCGGTCGCGGCGTTCTGCCGGAACCCCCGACGAGCCGCCGACCGCGGAGTGGAATCGGTGCGCCGTCGAGAGCAGCGCTCGCTCGAGATCCGCGTTGAGGCGCTCGAACGCAGCACGTCCTGGCGCATCACGCGCCCACTGCGATGGGCGGCAGGCAAAGTGGCGCGCCGCGCGATGAGGCGGGCGCAGTGA
- a CDS encoding DUF2304 domain-containing protein, translating into MSVTTYVLGIAAAIATLVVVIELLRRRRLRERHAVWWLLAGFLALIIGIFPQVLVWAAGVVGIEIPTNLIFFVSLVLLFLVCIQHSSELTRLEDKVRILAEEQALARQRISDLEAAPSDDAH; encoded by the coding sequence ATGAGCGTCACCACCTATGTCCTCGGCATCGCGGCAGCCATCGCCACCCTTGTCGTGGTCATCGAGCTGCTTCGCCGCCGGCGACTACGCGAACGTCACGCGGTCTGGTGGCTGCTCGCGGGATTCCTCGCACTCATCATCGGGATCTTCCCCCAGGTGCTCGTGTGGGCAGCGGGAGTCGTGGGCATCGAGATCCCGACCAACCTCATCTTCTTCGTCAGCCTCGTTCTGCTGTTCCTCGTCTGCATCCAGCATTCTTCCGAGCTGACCCGCCTGGAGGACAAGGTGCGCATTCTCGCAGAGGAGCAGGCCCTCGCCCGCCAACGGATCAGCGACCTGGAGGCGGCGCCCAGCGACGACGCGCACTGA